In Humulus lupulus chromosome 6, drHumLupu1.1, whole genome shotgun sequence, a single genomic region encodes these proteins:
- the LOC133783824 gene encoding uncharacterized protein LOC133783824 — protein sequence MEDQHLCSRKHILLLKDSEINNDEFVCKLCDEYLMEPPYYVCDSCEYYVHKSCEELPKQINKYPLHPRHPLSLTTRYASCNCCGQASEKRLVFSCDGCDFDLDVECFKMSNSITACPEGQHCIQHSSHPHLLLLVDTTNAIHEDEDIDVRCFACQSKSSPSESDGGVYYGCNRCKYFLHKQCIDQLPQEIQTSHHPNHDRLFLHMKRYNCKCSTCGNKDQPALYFECPQCDFRLCLECGVRRTRTIKYEDHPHLLCFMKKINNVVEQCNVYDTCLKQSIMCNTEEFHKTDSFKFQCLDCDFKLHLLCGPLPSIIKHDSHMHSLDLVDSFIEDNSGEYCCDVCEEERNPRIRVYCCRKCKYIAHVHCVISEVINVLKEDLRDVKLKVLGEDLWEFPKIINHAAFPWTLSDLIQRLTYYELRWLTARFEGEEMSTTTTEVEPEDDNIDKVLKFSNFTETDFMSFIFQEFDSTYKKRKLKIKSIDLASKVVYIEGYFIPVYLASAMKALLHKYGDISTSGERYESKSLIVGDIRPSRGGYSQEWKSIGFFFVCKVMKEMHTTLVIDITKHLLQQWYHYITFVEDWLEFKVGFLKSSLRKITRDFYYQQLSKVVDKEFRMKIEKKKAELQKKIAELQKKMAEYDAELVKSKSSTTEEQVKEGLEMAMNVKWKVASQVGFN from the exons ATGGAGGATCAACACCTTTGTAGCAGAAAACATATTTTGCTCTTGAAGGATAGTGAGATCAATAATGATGAATTTGTGTGTAAGTTATGTGATGAGTATCTTATGGAACCTCCTTATTATGTTTGTGATTCGTGCGAATATTATGTCCACAAGTCATGTGAAGAACTACCAAAGCAGATCAACAAATACCCTTTACATCCTCGCCACCCTCTTTCTCTTACAACACGATATGCCAGTTGCAATTGTTGTGGTCAAGCCTCAGAAAAGAGGCTCGTGTTCAGTTGTGATGGCTGTGATTTTGACTTggatgttgaatgttttaaaatgtCAAACTCCATAACAGCATGCCCTGAAGGCCAACATTGCATTCAACATTCAAGCCATCCCCACTTGCTACTACTTGTAGACACAACAAATGCAATTCATGAAGATGAAGATATTGATGTTAGATGTTTTGCATGTCAATCCAAGAGCTCACCATCAGAATCAGATGGTGGAGTTTATTATGGCTGCAATAGATGTAAGTATTTTCTTCATAAACAATGCATTGACCAATTACCTCAAGAAATCCAAACCTCTCACCATCCTAACCACGACCGTCTCTTCCTTCATATGAAAAGATACAATTGTAAATGTAGCACTTGTGGAAATAAAGATCAACCTGCCTTATATTTCGAATGTCCTCAATGTGATTTTCGGTTGTGTTTAGAATGTGGAGTGAGACGAACACGAACCATTAAGTATGAAGATCATCCACATCTTCTTTgctttatgaagaaaataaacaATGTAGTTGAACAATGCAACGTCTACGACACCTGTTTGAAGCAATCAATCATGTGCAATACTGAGGAATTCCATAAAACAGATTCCTTTAAATTTCAATGTTTGGATTGTGATTTCAAACTTCATTTATTATGTGGTCCATTGCCTTCTATCATAAAACATGACAGTCATATGCACTCCTTAGATCTTGTTGATTCATTCATTGAGGATAACTCTGGTGAATATTGCTGCgatgtttgtgaagaagaaagaaatcCACGAATACGTGTTTACTGCTGTCGGAAGTGCAAATATATCGCTCACGTACACTGTGTTATCTCTGAG GTTATAAATGTATTAAAAGAAGACCTTAGAGATGTGAAACTGAAAGTGTTGGGAGAAGATCTTTGGGAATTTCCTAAAATAATTAATCATGCTGCGTTTCCTTGGACCTTATCGGATTTGATACAAAGATTAACTTATTATGAGCTACGCTGGTTGACGGCTCGTTTTGAGGGAGAAGAAATGAGTACTACGACTACTGAAGTTGAGCCTGAAGATGATAACATTGATAAAGTTCTAAAATTTTCTAATTTCACAGAAACTGATTTCATGTCATTTATCTTCCAAGAGTTTGATTCCACCTATAAGAAAAGGAAGTTGAAAATAAAATCCATTGATCTAGCATCGAAAGTTGTCTACATTGAAGGTTATTTCATACCTGTATATTTGGCATCTGCTATGAAAGCTTTGCTTCACAAATATGGAGATATTAGTACAAGTGGAGAACGTTATGAGTCTAAATCTTTGATTGTAGGAGATATTAGGCCAAGTAGAGGAGGTTATTCCCAAGAATGGAAGAGCATTGGGTTTTTCTTTGTATGTAAAGTGATGAAAGAGATGCATACCACTTTGGTGATAGACATCACTAAACATCTTCTTCAACAATGGTATCACTACATAACATTTGTAGAAGATTGGCTTGAGTTTAAGGTGGGTTTTCTGAAGTCATCTCTAAGGAAGATCACAAGAGATTTCTACTATCAACAGTTGAGTAAAGTAGTTGACAAGGAATTCCGAATGAAAATAGAAAAGAAGAAGGCTGAGCTGCAGAAGAAGATAGCTGAGCTGCAGAAGAAGATGGCTGAGTACGATGCTGAACTGGTGAAGAGTAAGTCTTCTACAACAGAGGAACAGGTGAAGGAGGGCTTGGAAATGGCAATGAATGTCAAGTGGAAGGTGGCAAGCCAAGTTGGCTTCAACTGA